One segment of Chloroflexota bacterium DNA contains the following:
- a CDS encoding MFS transporter codes for MAEQHTSERPQSWPARLPFFYGWVIVVISFVMGFITAGAFWATSVIAVPMRDDLGWSLSSIYVGLTIRMLVGAGSMFVLGRFADLKHGARTLAVVSGVLASVSLVAVAYVNSHWQFLALYGVLGGFSVAGAGFLILSAVVPRWFFRKRGRAMAFATMGSGAAAFVLPPLFALVLEAVGWRGTWAFLGVLTGVFTILPSFLIWRQPEDVGLEPDGGIEPIPANRASAVQHVRNYTLREAVRTPVMWILVFALASASLSPNGVPSTLVPMFIEKGHSTQAAALGFSIYGLFSMLARFFWGFLAERYHIRTVIIFIGLFSAVAMPMLIFMEGNVALLYAALAGFGIGGLIGTNSLVWPAYFGRSHLGAIVGVSRPFETAVMASGPLLMAQSFDRTGGYTLGLWLMGVSWLMCVGAMLLARTPRQEAPSTDAVRPQEAGEGAPRDSKGYAKS; via the coding sequence ATGGCGGAGCAGCATACAAGCGAGCGACCACAGTCGTGGCCGGCCAGGCTGCCGTTCTTCTATGGCTGGGTGATTGTGGTCATCTCCTTCGTGATGGGATTCATCACGGCCGGGGCTTTCTGGGCGACCAGCGTCATCGCGGTCCCCATGCGCGACGACCTGGGCTGGAGCCTCTCGTCCATCTACGTTGGCCTGACGATTCGCATGCTGGTGGGGGCGGGAAGCATGTTCGTGCTGGGGAGGTTCGCCGACCTCAAGCACGGCGCGAGGACGCTCGCCGTCGTCAGCGGGGTGCTGGCGTCGGTTTCTCTGGTGGCGGTGGCCTACGTCAATTCGCACTGGCAGTTCCTTGCCCTTTACGGTGTGTTGGGTGGCTTCTCTGTGGCCGGAGCGGGATTCCTCATCCTGTCCGCTGTGGTGCCGCGCTGGTTCTTCAGGAAGCGCGGCCGGGCCATGGCATTCGCGACGATGGGGTCAGGCGCGGCGGCGTTCGTGTTGCCGCCGCTGTTTGCCCTTGTCCTCGAAGCGGTGGGCTGGCGCGGAACGTGGGCGTTCCTGGGCGTGCTGACCGGGGTTTTCACCATCCTTCCCTCGTTTCTGATATGGCGGCAGCCGGAGGACGTCGGACTGGAGCCGGACGGGGGCATCGAGCCCATCCCGGCGAACCGGGCCTCTGCGGTGCAGCACGTCCGCAACTACACCCTGCGGGAGGCTGTGCGGACGCCTGTCATGTGGATACTGGTCTTTGCGCTGGCGTCTGCGAGCCTGTCCCCCAACGGAGTGCCCTCCACGCTGGTACCCATGTTCATCGAGAAGGGGCACTCGACGCAGGCGGCGGCGCTGGGCTTCAGCATCTACGGCCTCTTCAGCATGCTGGCGCGCTTCTTCTGGGGTTTTCTGGCGGAGCGCTACCACATCCGCACGGTGATAATCTTCATCGGCCTGTTCTCCGCGGTGGCGATGCCGATGCTCATCTTCATGGAGGGCAACGTCGCGCTGCTCTACGCAGCGCTGGCGGGCTTCGGCATCGGCGGACTCATCGGCACGAATTCGCTTGTGTGGCCGGCGTACTTTGGGCGGAGCCACCTTGGCGCGATCGTGGGCGTCAGCCGGCCCTTTGAGACAGCGGTCATGGCTTCCGGGCCGCTGCTGATGGCGCAGAGCTTCGACCGGACCGGCGGATACACGCTCGGCCTGTGGCTCATGGGAGTCTCGTGGTTGATGTGCGTGGGCGCGATGCTGCTGGCGCGGACTCCGCGGCAGGAAGCGCCGTCGACGGATGCGGTGAGGCCGCAGGAGGCGGGGGAGGGGGCGCCGCGCGACTCCAAGGGCTACGCAAAGTCATAG
- a CDS encoding YgiT-type zinc finger protein gives MFHCTVCGSGECRDETVDSVFKVDGEYALVNGVPAVVCRRCGERTFSRETTEKVRLLVHSDAEAPRSVPMRAYDFA, from the coding sequence ATGTTTCACTGCACCGTTTGCGGCTCAGGCGAATGCCGGGATGAGACGGTCGATTCCGTCTTCAAGGTGGACGGCGAGTACGCGCTTGTGAACGGTGTTCCCGCCGTGGTGTGCCGCCGGTGCGGTGAGCGCACGTTCAGCAGGGAAACGACGGAGAAAGTGCGCCTTCTTGTCCACAGCGATGCAGAGGCTCCCAGGTCGGTCCCCATGCGCGCCTATGACTTTGCGTAG
- a CDS encoding DUF4258 domain-containing protein produces MKTLNDVRAQLAAGAFEFSEHAFIRAVERNVSEEEIKETGAEAVIVEEYLDDKYGPSMLILGFTLMGRPLHLQVSLADTPLVKIVTLYEPDSDEWWGHTQRR; encoded by the coding sequence GTGAAGACTCTGAATGACGTCCGGGCACAACTAGCCGCCGGGGCATTTGAGTTTTCGGAGCATGCGTTCATCCGCGCAGTTGAACGGAACGTCAGCGAAGAGGAGATTAAGGAAACGGGAGCAGAGGCGGTCATCGTCGAGGAATACTTGGATGACAAGTACGGCCCGAGCATGTTGATACTTGGATTTACCTTGATGGGGCGTCCGCTTCATCTCCAGGTATCCTTGGCGGATACGCCACTCGTCAAGATCGTCACGCTCTATGAGCCAGATTCGGATGAATGGTGGGGGCACACCCAGAGGAGATGA